A single Lolium perenne isolate Kyuss_39 chromosome 6, Kyuss_2.0, whole genome shotgun sequence DNA region contains:
- the LOC127306530 gene encoding pectin acetylesterase 8, with translation MKMERGDKQLRLRWCSAIALALLAFGEADGFLVDINYVESAVAKGAVCLDGSPPAYHLAPGFGSGVNSWLVHFQGGAWCNNVTSCLQRSLISFGSSKKMSKQSDFTGILSNTPDYNPDFYNWNKVQVRYCDGSSYTGDKEEVDPSTNLHYRGARVWQAVIEDLLAKGMNRAANALISGCSAGGLTSILHCDKFHQLLPVGANVKCLSDAGFFLDVEDIAGEDHAAAFFNDVAITHGSAMNLPSSCTSKMPAGMCFFPQNEVKHIKTPLFILNAAYDSWQVAHNLVPGDSDPHWQSCKNDIRQCSAKQLMTLQGFRDHFLEALEEQGNSSTRGLFINSCFVHCQTEIQERWFAPGSPVLGGKRIANAVGDWFYDRSPFQTVDCPYPCDSTCPIS, from the exons atgaagatggagagaGGAGACAAGCAGCTCCGTCTCCGGTGGTGCTCGGCGATTGCCTTGGCGCTGCTCGCCTTCGGTGAGGCGGACGGCTTCTTAGTGGACATCAATTATGTCGAGAGCGCCGTGGCCAAAGGAGCAG TGTGTCTGGATGGGAGCCCCCCGGCGTATCATCTAGCCCCAGGCTTCGGCTCCGGGGTGAACAGTTGGTTGGTTCATTTTCAG GGAGGAGCATGGTGCAACAACGTGACCAGCTGCCTGCAGCGTAGTCTCATCTCGTTCGGGTCGTCCAAGAAGATGTCAAAGCAGTCTGATTTCACTGGGATATTGAGCAACACCCCGGATTACAACCCAG ACTTCTACAATTGGAACAAGGTCCAGGTTCGGTACTGCGATGGTTCCTCTTACACCGGTGATAAGGAAGAAGTTGATCCT AGCACAAATCTACACTACAGAGGTGCGCGGGTATGGCAAGCAGTTATAGAAGATCTGCTCGCAAAAGGAATGAACAGAGCTGCAAAT GCTCTAATTTCGGGATGTTCTGCTGGCGGATTAACTTCGATACTGCACTGTGACAAATTTCATCAACTTCTGCCAGTGGGGGCCAATGTTAAATGCCTTTCTGATGCTGGTTTCTTCCTCGATGT GGAAGACATTGCTGGAGAGGACCACGCTGCTGCCTTTTTTAATGATGTAGCTATTACACAT GGCTCAGCCATGAATTTACCATCTTCTTGCACTTCCAAGATGCCCGCAGGCATG TGCTTCTTTCCACAGAATGAGGTGAAGCATATTAAAACGCCTTTGTTCATCCTAAATGCAGCATATGATTCATGGCAG GTAGCACACAATTTGGTTCCAGGAGATTCTGATCCTCACTGGCAAAGTTGCAAGAACGATATAAGGCAATGTTCCGCAAAGCAACTAATGACGTTGCAGG GATTCAGAGACCACTTCCTGGAAGCACTGGAGGAACAAGGGAACTCTTCCACCAGAGGGCTGTTTATAAACTCATGCTTCGTGCACTGCCAGACCGAGATACAGGAGAGATGGTTCGCACCCGGATCTCCGGTGCTTGGTGGCAAA